A region from the Canis aureus isolate CA01 chromosome 10, VMU_Caureus_v.1.0, whole genome shotgun sequence genome encodes:
- the MGAT1 gene encoding alpha-1,3-mannosyl-glycoprotein 2-beta-N-acetylglucosaminyltransferase, producing MLKKQSAGLVLWGAILFVAWNALLLLFFWTRPSPSRLPSDSALDDDPASLTREVIRLAEDAEVELERQRGLLQQIREHHARWSQRWRVPTAAPPAPPRVPVSSPPAVIPILVIACDRSTVRRCLDKLLHYRPSAEHFPIIVSQDCGHEETAQVIASYGSAITHIRQPDLSSITVPPDHRKFQGYYKIARHYRWALGQVFHKFKFPAAVVVEDDLEVAPDFFEYFQATYPLLRADPSLWCVSAWNDNGKEQMVDSSKPELLYRTDFFPGLGWLLLAELWAELEPKWPRAFWDDWMRRPEQRQGRACVRPEISRTMTFGRKGVSHGQFFDQHLKFIKLNQHFVPFTQLDLSYLRQETYDRDFLARVYGAPLLQVEKVRTSERSELGEVRVQYTGRDSFKAFAKALGVMDDLKSGVPRAGYRGIVSFLFRGRRVHLAPPQTWDGYDPSWN from the coding sequence ATGCTGAAGAAGCAATCTGCTGGGCTTGTGCTGTGGGGCGCCATCCTCTTTGTGGCCTGGAATGCCCTGCTGCTCCTTTTCTTCTGGACGCGCCCGTCACCCAGCAGGCTGCCCTCAGACAGCGCTCTCGATGATGACCCCGCCAGCCTCACCCGGGAGGTGATCCGTCTAGCCGAGGATGCAGAGGTGGAGTTGGAGCGCCAGAGAGGGCTGTTGCAGCAGATCAGGGAGCATCATGCTCGGTGGAGCCAGCGGTGGAGGGTGCCCActgctgctccacctgccccACCGCGTGTGCCTGTGTCCTCCCCACCAGCTGTGATCCCCATCCTGGTCATCGCCTGTGACCGCAGCACTGTCCGGCGCTGCCTGGACAAGCTGCTGCATTACCGGCCCTCAGCCGAACACTTCCCCATAATTGTCAGTCAGGACTGCGGGCATGAGGAAACGGCCCAGGTCATCGCCTCCTACGGCAGTGCCATCACGCACATCCGGCAGCCAGACCTGAGTAGCATCACGGTGCCCCCAGACCACCGCAAGTTCCAGGGCTACTACAAGATTGCGCGGCACTACCGCTGGGCGCTGGGCCAGGTCTTCCACAAGTTTAAGTTCCCAGCAGCGGTGGTGGTGGAGGACGACCTGGAGGTGGCTCCAGACTTCTTTGAGTACTTTCAGGCCACATACCCGCTGCTGAGGGCCGACCCCTCCCTGTGGTGTGTGTCTGCCTGGAATGACAACGGCAAGGAGCAGATGGTGGACTCCAGCAAGCCAGAGCTGCTGTACCGCACTGACTTCTTCCCTGGCCTGGGCTGGCTGCTGCTGGCCGAGCTCTGGGCCGAACTGGAGCCCAAGTGGCCCAGAGCCTTTTGGGACGACTGGATGCGTAGGCCTGAGCAGCGGCAGGGCAGGGCCTGTGTGCGGCCTGAGATCTCCAGAACGATGACCTTTGGCCGCAAGGGTGTGAGCCATGGGCAGTTCTTTGACCAGCACCTCAAATTCATTAAGCTGAACCAGCACTTTGTGCCCTTCACCCAGCTGGATCTGTCATACTTACGGCAGGAGACCTATGACCGAGATTTCCTTGCCCGCGTCTATGGGGCTCCCCTGCTGCAGGTGGAAAAAGTGAGGACCAGTGAGCGCAGCGAGCTGGGGGAAGTGCGGGTCCAGTACACCGGCAGGGACAGCTTCAAGGCCTTTGCCAAAGCTCTGGGAGTCATGGACGACCTCAAGTCCGGTGTCCCCAGGGCCGGCTACCGGGGCATTGTCAGCTTCCTGTTCCGGGGCCGCCGTGTCCACCTGGCCCCCCCACAGACGTGGGATGGCTATGATCCTAGCTGGAATTAG